In the genome of Actinomycetes bacterium, the window GTCGACGGCAACCTCGTCACCGCCCGCCGGCCGCCGGACCTGCCCGGCTACGGCGCCGCGCTGGTCGAGGCGCTCAGGGCCGGCTCGGCATAGGCCGCCCAGGACCCGCCCAGCAGCTCCGTGCAGATCCGGTCCAGGGTCTCGTCATGCTCGTCGATGGTGGTCTCGGCGCGCAGGGCGAGCTCGTGCACATGCTCCGGGCGGGTGTCGTCCACGGCCTCGTCGCCCCGCTCGAGCCTGGTCTGCAGGCGGTAGTAGCGCAGCCCCTCACCGCCAGAGGGGAGCAGGCGGCGGGGCTCGGGCGCGGCGGGGCCGCCTGGGGAGCGCGGCCGACCAGTCCCGAGCGAGACGAGCAGGACGCCGCACTGCTCGTCGGGGTGGGCCCGGGCCGCCTCGGCCAGCGCCCACGCCGCCGGGTCGTTGGCGAACACCGCCCCGTCGACCAGCGTGAGCCAGCCGGCCTGCCCGCCGGCCCGGACCCGGGCCGGCGCGGCGTAGCCGCGGGTGGCGGTCGCCGCCCGGGCCACGTCGCACATGCGGAAGTCGCTGCCTGGCCGCGCCCGCGCGTCCCTGGAGCTGAACAGGAAGGGGCGCCGGTGCTCGACGTCGTAGGCGGTGACGAGCACGTCGGTGAGGGCCTCGCCGAGCCGGGTCGGGCCGAACCGGCCAGCCAGGAACAGCTCGGCGCCACGGCCCGGGTCGGCGCCACGGCCCCGGTCGGCGCGCCCACCCCCTGGCCCTGGCCCGCCCGGGTACAGGCCCTGCAGGAGCGGGCAGGTCAGCGTGCGGCGGCCCTCGTGGCGGCCGAGCCGGATCAGCTCGGCCGCGGTGCACTCTGGCCGCCCGTCCGGGCCCGGGCGGGCCAGGGCCAGGGCGAGCACCCCGCCGGTGGAGGCGCCCACGACCAGGTCGAACAGGTCGGCGGCGTTGCGGCCGGTCCGCTGCTCGAGCTCGGCCACGAGCATGGCCGGGACGATGCCACGCACCCCGCCACCGTCGATGGACAGCACCTTGACGACTCGCGCCATGGGATCGCTCCTTCGCCCTCGCCGTCTGGGTGACTTGCTCTCTACGACAGGAAAGACCGAATGGTCCTCGATCTTGGGCGGTTCGGCAAGTCGGCGTGCTCGCCCTTGCCCCGCACCTCCAGGAGCATGCCGGCGCGCAGCTGGCGCGCATGCCACGTCCTGGGCGCCTTGGATCAGCTGCTGTTTCGCGTTATGTCAACCGCTGGCGATGCGTCGCTCGGCCCTGTGACGCATTCCCTGGCCCCGGGCCAGCGCCGGCCCCGGGCCAGCGCCACCGCACGCCGGCCGCGGCCAGGTCATGCCAGAAGCCCGGGTAGGTCTTGGCGACGCAGCCCGGGTCCTCGATGGCGACCCCGGGGACGCGGGCCGCGACCGCGGCGAACGCCATGGCCAGGCGGTGGTCGCCGTGGGTGGCGATGCGGGCCGGGACCAGGCGAGCCCGGCCGCCGTGCACGACCAGCCCGTCAGGCCGCTCCTCGACCCCGACACCGAGCTTGGCCAGCTCGGCGGCGAGCGCTGCGAGCCGGTCGGTCTCGTGGCCGCGGACCACCGCCACCCCGCGGATGCGCGAAGCGCCCGGGGCGAGCGCGGCCAGCACGGCCACGGTGGTGACCTGGTCGGGCATGGCGGCCAGGTCGACGTCGACCGGGGCGAGCACCCGCGGTCCGGCCACGGTCAGGCTCGGCCCCTGGCGGCGGACGCTGGCGCCCATGCGGGCCAGCACCTCCGGGAGCGCGGCGTCGGGCTGGCGCGAGCCGGGCACCGCGTTGGCCACGGTCACCTCCCCCCCGGTGGCGGCGGCCAGGGCGTAGAGGTGGCCCGCGGCGCTCGCGTCGTACTCGATCTCGAGCGCCCTGGCCTGGTAGCGCCCGGGCTCGACCCGCCAGCTGGCGGCGCCGTCCCGCTCGACGACAGCGCCGAACCAGCGCATCACCTCGGCGGTGAGCTCGACGTAGCCGGGTGCCGCGAGCCCCTCGGCGGCCAGGCGCACCGGGACGCGGGCGAAGGGGGCGACCAGCAGCACCGCGCTGGCGAACTGGCTGGACCAGGCGGTGGGGACCGTTACCGGCCCGCCGGCCAGCCCGCCGCCGGCCGCGGTCACCGGCGGGAGGCCGCCGGCGTCGGCCACGGCCGCCCCCAGGGACCGGAGCGCGGCGGTGAGCGGCCCGATCGGGCGGGCGAGCAGACCAGGCCGGCCCGTCACGGTCGCCCCGGCCGGGGTCAGGGTGGCCACCGCGGCCAGGAACCGCATGGTCGTGCCGGACAGCCTGGCGTCCAGGGGCCGGTCCGGGGAGCGCGGCCGACCGCCGGTGCCGCGCACCCGCCAGGCGCCGCCTGCGTCGGCCACCCGCGCGCCCAGGGCGGCGACCGCCTCCCGCATGGCGTCGGAGTCGTCGCTGGCCAGCGGGCCGGCGAGCATGCTCTCGCCGTCGGCCAGGGCGGCGCAGACCAGCGCCCGGTTGGTCACGCTCTTGCTCGCGGGCGCGGCGAGCGTGGCCCGCACCGGCCCGGCCGGCAGCAGCTCGACCGCGTCGTCGACGCCGGGCCCCGCGCGCACCGGCCTGGGGCGGCCGCCGGCGGGGACGCCGGCTCCCGGGGGCGGGCCGACGCCGGGCCCGGCGCTCACCGGCCCCCGGCCGCGCTCATCCCGTCACCGGGGCGTGGCGTCGGCCCCCGGCCGCGCTCATCCCGTCACCGGGGCGTGGCGTCGACCCCCGGCCGCGCTCACCCCGTCACCGGGGCGGTGGTGTCCACCCGGGAGGGGTGAGCGGCCTCGTGGGCGGCGATCTCGTCGGCCCGCGCGAGCAGGTAGCCGAGCTCGTCGGTGCCCTCGAGCAGCATGGCCCGGGAGAACGGGTCGACCTCGAAGCGGGCCTGGGTGCCGTCGGGGAGCGTCACCGTGCCGGCGGCCAGGTCCACCGCCACCTCGGCGTCGGGCTCGGCCTCGGCCAGCGCGGCGGCCTGGGCGTGGGCGGCCGGGCCGAGCTCCACCGGGAGCAGGCCGTTCTTGAGCGCGTTGCTGCGGAAGATGTCGGCGAACGAGGTGGCCAGCACGGCACGGAACCCGAAGGCGGTGAGCGCCCACGGCGCGTGCTCGCGCGACGACCCGGCCCCGAAGTTGGCGCCCGCGAGCAGGATGCGACGCCCTGCCATGCCGGGCTGGTTGAGCACGAAGCCGGGCCGGGGAGCCCCGCTGGCATCGTAGCGC includes:
- a CDS encoding patatin-like phospholipase family protein, coding for MARVVKVLSIDGGGVRGIVPAMLVAELEQRTGRNAADLFDLVVGASTGGVLALALARPGPDGRPECTAAELIRLGRHEGRRTLTCPLLQGLYPGGPGPGGGRADRGRGADPGRGAELFLAGRFGPTRLGEALTDVLVTAYDVEHRRPFLFSSRDARARPGSDFRMCDVARAATATRGYAAPARVRAGGQAGWLTLVDGAVFANDPAAWALAEAARAHPDEQCGVLLVSLGTGRPRSPGGPAAPEPRRLLPSGGEGLRYYRLQTRLERGDEAVDDTRPEHVHELALRAETTIDEHDETLDRICTELLGGSWAAYAEPALSASTSAAP
- the aroA gene encoding 3-phosphoshikimate 1-carboxyvinyltransferase, whose protein sequence is MSAGPGVGPPPGAGVPAGGRPRPVRAGPGVDDAVELLPAGPVRATLAAPASKSVTNRALVCAALADGESMLAGPLASDDSDAMREAVAALGARVADAGGAWRVRGTGGRPRSPDRPLDARLSGTTMRFLAAVATLTPAGATVTGRPGLLARPIGPLTAALRSLGAAVADAGGLPPVTAAGGGLAGGPVTVPTAWSSQFASAVLLVAPFARVPVRLAAEGLAAPGYVELTAEVMRWFGAVVERDGAASWRVEPGRYQARALEIEYDASAAGHLYALAAATGGEVTVANAVPGSRQPDAALPEVLARMGASVRRQGPSLTVAGPRVLAPVDVDLAAMPDQVTTVAVLAALAPGASRIRGVAVVRGHETDRLAALAAELAKLGVGVEERPDGLVVHGGRARLVPARIATHGDHRLAMAFAAVAARVPGVAIEDPGCVAKTYPGFWHDLAAAGVRWRWPGAGAGPGPGNASQGRATHRQRLT
- the leuD gene encoding 3-isopropylmalate dehydratase small subunit — translated: MEPFRAFSSAVVPLLADDVDTDQIIPARFLKTTDKAGLGDSLFADWRYDASGAPRPGFVLNQPGMAGRRILLAGANFGAGSSREHAPWALTAFGFRAVLATSFADIFRSNALKNGLLPVELGPAAHAQAAALAEAEPDAEVAVDLAAGTVTLPDGTQARFEVDPFSRAMLLEGTDELGYLLARADEIAAHEAAHPSRVDTTAPVTG